The sequence below is a genomic window from Nitrospinota bacterium.
AGTGGATTCCTTTTCGGCGCGTTGAAAAAAGTGGACCGCAACAACGCGCAAGGGGAATATTACCTCACCGACCTTATAAACATGGCCGCGCGCGCGGGACTGCCAATCGCCGGGATAAAGACCGCTGATCCATCCGAAGCGCTCGGCGCCAACACGGCGGAGGACCTGGACATTCTGGACAAGATACTGGCCGCCCGCCGATGATCATAGTCCTCGCGTGCAACTACAAGGTCGGGCAGACGGGGCATTTTTCCTGCCTCGCCCTGCAACGCATGGGGCACACCGTCATCCCCGTCACCCCCACGCCCGACGCGCCGGAGGAGTGGATAAAAGTTGATCCGCAGGTGGACGCCGTATCGCTCGTCAACGGCCTGAACCCGAAGCCGGACGCTTTTTTCTATGTGGAGGGGAGCGTGGGAGCGCCGTTCCTCCCCCGGCGGATCGACGAGCTTTCCATACCGGCAGCCTGCTGGCTTTACGATAACTATCTTAACTTCCGCTGGCACAAGGAGCTTTGCGCCCTTTTCGATCATGCATTTTTCGCCCAGCTCAACCGGGTCCAACTGGCGAGAAGCTATGGGCGTAACAACGTGGAATGGCTCCCCTTCGCCGCCGACGAGGAGTTTCACCGCGATTTCGGCGTGGCGCGGGACATCGACATCGGCTACCTTGGCACCATCACGCCGCAGAAGCAGAAATACTTCGCCCAGTTTGAAAAAAGCGGGATGAAAGTGGTGACCAACGAGCGCTATTACTCATACGACGAGATCGGCAGGTTCTATAGCCGCTGCAAGCTTGTTTACAACATCCTGGCCCGGCGCGACCTGAACGTGCGTTCCTTCGAGGCGCCCTGCGCCGGGGCGCTGGTGGTGAACCAGGGGTGGATAGACGAGGGGGCAAGGATGATATTCCCGGAGGGGCAGGCCGCCATGTACCACAATTTTGACGACGCCCCGCAGATATGCCGGAGGCTTCTGGATGATGACGCGGAACGCAAGCGGATGGCGGAGAACGCGCGAAAAACGGTGCTTTCCGGCCATACATACCGCCACAGGATGGAGAAAGTGATCGAAGCTCTGGGCAAAGGAGCAAGCAACGGGCGGATTGCGCGGAGCGGAGATTTTGCCGCGCCGCTGGCCGAGGGACTTATATGCGGACACCGGGACTTTAGGATGCGGGAGCGCGCCGCCGGAAAACTTTTCGGCGGAATCGCCCGTTCCCCTTTAAGAGCGGCGGCAAGTCTGTCAAAATACCTGCTTTGGCGCGTTTACGAAAAAGCGGAGAAGACTGTGTGGTCTTTTGGCAAGGCGCCTGTTTGACCTTTAACGGATAGGCGGTAGTAGATGGACATAGCGTTAATGACCGGATCGTGCGGCCTTGTCGGGTCGGAGTGCGTCCGATATTTCTCCCGCCACGGTTTTGGCAAAATCATCGGGGTGGACAACGACATGCGCGGCTATTTCTTCGGCCCGGAGGCCTCCACCGCATGGAACAAGGCCCGGCTCACCGAGGAAATACCGCAATACGCCCATGTGAACGCGGACATACGGGACGACGGCGCCATGGAGCGGCTTTTCGCGGAACATGGGCGCGACATAAAACTCGTCATCCACACCGCGGCGCAGCCGTCGCACGACTGGGCGGCGCGGGAGCCGAAGACCGATTTTTCCATCAACGCCAACGGGACGTTAAACCTTCTGGAGGCCACACGCAAACATTGCCCTGACGCGGTGTTCATATTCACTTCGACGAACAAGGTGTATGGAGACCTGCCCAACACCTTGCCGCTTGTGGAGCATGACCGGCGATGGGAGATTTCCGGGGACCATAAATATCACAAGCGCGGCATTGACGAGACGATGAGCGTGGACCAGAGCAAGCATTCGCTGTTTGGCGCGTCCAAGCTTGCGGCGGACGCCCTTGCGCAGGAATACGGCCGCTATTTCGGGATGAAGACCGCGTGCTTTCGCGGTGGATGCCTCACCGGGCCGGCCCATTCCGGGGCGGAGCTGCACGGGTTCCTTTCGTACCTGGTAAAGTGCGTGGTGACCGGCAAAAAATACACGATCTACGGATACAAGGGCAAGCAGGTGCGCGACAACATCCATAGCGACGACCTGGCCCGCGCCTTCCACCTGTTCTATCAAAATCCGCGCCCCGGCGAGGTGTACAACATCGGCGGCGGGCGATACTCCAACATAAGCGTGCTGGAGGCATTCGACATGGCGGAGCGGATCACGGGGAAAAAGGCGCTGTACGAGGTGACGGACGCGGCCCGCTCGGGCGACCACATTTGGTACATAAGCGACATCGGCAAGTTCGTGCGCCACTTCCCGGAGTTTGCCATCACGCACACGATGGAAACCATAATCGGCCAGATCGCCGCGGAGACCGAACGCAGGCTCGCCGCCGGACAGGCCTGAGACCATAATATGAACGCTGCCCCCCACTCCGCCCGCAAAATCCTGGCGCTGCGCTACAGGTCCATCGGCGACATCATATTGTCCAACCCGGCGCTGGCGGGGCTTCGCCGGACGTTCCCGCAAGCGCAGATACACATGCTGGTGGACGACGTGTTCGCGGAAATTCTCAACGGCAACCCGAACGTGGACAGGGTCATCACAAGCCCCCGCAAACCGGAAGGTCCGCAATGGAAAGCTGACCTTGAAATGGTGAAAACCCTGCGGGCCGAAAATTATGATATCACCGTGGACCTGCACGGCGGACCGCGAAGCTCCTGGTTCTCGCTTCTGTCCGGGGCGAAAATCCGGGCGGGGCATCCTTTCCGGTGGCGCAACCGCGTGTGCTACAACGTGAACGCAAAGACCCCGGCGGCGGACGACCATACGTGGAAAGTGCAGTTCCTGGTGGCCGAGGCGCTTGGGGCGAAGTGGCCGGACGAGCCGGAATTCATCCTGGCCGTTTCCGATGAAAGCCGCCGGACAATGGCGGAGAAAATGTCGAAAGAAGGATTTACTTTCGACAGGCCGCTGATACTGCTCCATCCCGGCGCCAGGATAGACGTGAAACGGTGGCCCGCCGACAGGATGGGGGAACTGGCGCGGTGGCTTGTGGACAAGAAGGGGGTGGCCGTGGCGCTGGCCGGATCGGCGGCGGACACGGAAGAGATAAAGCGGATAAGAGGCGCATCCGGATACGCCATCCCCTTTTTCACCGGCCTTTCGCTAGGCGAGCTTGCCGCGTTGATCGAACGCTCGGCGGCCATCGTGTGCAACGACTCCGGCCCGATGCACATGGCCGGGGCGCTCCACATTCCAACTGTGGCGTTGTTCGGCCCGTCCGACCCGCACGTGTGGGAGCCGGTGGGATGCAGAAAAATCATAATCACCCCTCCGCCGATGGACTGCATGCCGTGCGGCCAGAAAGGATGCCCGAAAGAAGGAAACCATTGCATGACGCGGATCGGGGTGAATGAGGTGAAGACGGCTGTTGAGCGTCTGGGAGTTCTGAACGGAGGCGTTGGGCGGTGATCCCGGTCAAAGAAAAAGTATCTGGCGGCAAATGGCTGCGCGTGGCTGTCTCGTTCGCCATTTTGGCCTTCATCCTCACCCGGGTGGACTTCAATGTCTTTGCCGGCACACTGTCAAAGCTCAATCCGGCGTGGATGCTCCTGGCGCTTTTCCTGATATTGCTGGAGCAGGCGGTGTTGGCCCTGTCCTGGATTGCGATGCTGGCGGGAAAAGGTCTCCATGTTCCCTTCCGCCCCATGACGCATATTCTGGTCGTGTCCAATTTTCTCGGTTTCGCGTTGCCGTCTGGCATGGGATCGGACGTGGTGAAAGTGGTGGGGCTTGCCAAGTACATGTCCAACACGAAGGAGGCGCTCTCATCGCTTGTGGTGTTCCGGGCGATTGGGTTTGCGATGTTGTTCATGATCGCAATATTGGCGGCGGCCGTTTTCCCGCGCCATTTGCCGGATAAACCGGTCATACACACCCTCATTCAGGCGCTGGCCGTCGTCGTCGTGGCCGGTATGGCCGGCGTGGCGCTGGCAAAACCTTTCCTTGACGCCATTGGCGGGATTCTAAAATTCGCCGGCATGGACAGGTTCCACGGGAGACTAGTGGAACTTCACGATTCTTTCATGGCATATGTGGCCAATCCGGCCTCTATGCTCAAAGCTTCCGCGGGGGCGTTCCTTATCCAGTCAAACAGGATAGCCTGCGTCTATATCGCCTCGCTGGCGCTGGGCCTTTCCGTGGACCCGGCGGACTTTTGCCTGTTCATCCCGGTCATCGCCGCGATGCTGCTCATCCCGGTGTCGGTCTCCGGCATAGGCGTCCGGGAAGGGGGTTTCGTCGTCCTGTTCGGCTACGCCGGGCTTTCGGCGGGCGAGGCGCTGAGCCTTTCGCTGACCACTTTTTCGTTTGATATCGTATTCATGCTCTTTGGCGGCGCTGTCTATTGGATCGCGGGATTTCCCAACGCCGAGGCGCTGACAAAAGCTCAGGACGAAAGCAGCAGCCTGTAGTTGCGCAGCATGAACCGGAATGCCACCTTCGCAAGGCGTGTCATGGAATATGGATAGTGGCGCAGGCTTTTTACCTTGACGATGAAATTAAGCTTCACGAACTTCTTGTAAAGTGCGTCTATCTCTTTGCGCGTGAGTTTCTCGGAGATGAAAACGCCGCCGCCGTGGCTGTCGGTGTTGTTGAGAAGGTCCCAGTTCATGTTATCGGACACAAGCCCACGGTTCTTCGCGTAATTCCACAGCGGCGTGCCCGGATAGGGAGTTATTATGGCCACGTCTATGGAGTCCACCCCGCTTTTTGCGATGAAATCATAGGTCTGCATTATTTCTTCTTTCGTCTCGTCCGGTGAGCCGATCATGAAATTGTCCAGCGCCCGCAGGCCCGCTTCCTTTAAAATCTTCACCGCGCGCCAGTTGTCCTCCACCGACATGTTGGAGCCCTTTAGGTACTTTAGCACCCTGTCGGAGCCGGACTCGAACCCGACTCCCACCGATATGGCGTTCATGTCCCTGAGCGATTTTGCCATGTCCGGCGTGACGACGTTGGCGCGGGCGTAGCATATGAAACTTGCCTTCTTGTGAAAACCGTTGGCCACCACCTCGTCGGCTATCTGGCGGAGCCGCTTGCGGTTTGAGACGAAAAGATCGTCGAAAAAATGTATCACCTCGACTCCATGGTCCACAAGCTCCCTTATCTCCTCTATTACCTGGCCCACCGGCACATAACGCACCTTGTCCCAATACCGGGCCGAAACGCAGAATGTGCATTCATATGGGCAGCCCCGGGAAGTGAACATGTACACCTGGGAACCATAGCCGAGAATGGACCGCTTCGGGCTGGGGACCTCGTCCAGCGAGGCGATCAGGGGGCGGGGCGACGTCCTCACAAGCTTGCCGCCGTGATTATAAACCAGGCCCGAAATGCCTCCCAGATGTTCAGGGTCGAACGCGTTGCGCTCCAGATAATGCCGCATCAGCTCCAGGAAAGTGATCTCCCCCTCGCCGACGACCCCCACGTCCATATCCTTGGTCAGGCACTGGGGCATGTATGTGATGTGTATCCCGCCGATCACCACCGCGCACCCCCTGGCCTTGGCGGCGGCGGCGTATCTCATAGCGCAGTTGTAGTTTGACGAGGTGGAGCTTATCGCCACGATGTCCGGCTTGAACTCTTCCAGGTCCTTGCCGAAATCCCCCGTCATGTAACGGAACTCAAAATGCCCCTCGCCCATATGCTTTTCCAGATAGGCCGACAGGTATCCCGGCCACAGGGGGCGGTAGGCGTCCCTCACCTGGGAATAAATATTGGCGTTGGCAAAAAGGATTTTTTTCATCAAGGGGCTCCGGAAAACATCATGGGAAACAACATATCCTATTATTTTACCCCATTACTGGATTTTGGCAAAATGCGCGGCCAGCGAAATGCGGCGCGAGGCTGGTTACGAAAGCTTCTCGACAATCTCGTTGATCACGTCGTCCGCGTCCTTGGACGGGACACGGCATGTGCCCGCGCCCGGATGGCCGCCGCCGCCGTAGCTTTTCATGAGCATCCCCACGTCCTTTTCGCACGTGCGGTTCAAAATGCTGCGCCCAACCGCGATCACCACGAAGGCCCGTTTGGACACGTGGAACGCCCGCACGGA
It includes:
- a CDS encoding glycosyltransferase, whose product is MIIVLACNYKVGQTGHFSCLALQRMGHTVIPVTPTPDAPEEWIKVDPQVDAVSLVNGLNPKPDAFFYVEGSVGAPFLPRRIDELSIPAACWLYDNYLNFRWHKELCALFDHAFFAQLNRVQLARSYGRNNVEWLPFAADEEFHRDFGVARDIDIGYLGTITPQKQKYFAQFEKSGMKVVTNERYYSYDEIGRFYSRCKLVYNILARRDLNVRSFEAPCAGALVVNQGWIDEGARMIFPEGQAAMYHNFDDAPQICRRLLDDDAERKRMAENARKTVLSGHTYRHRMEKVIEALGKGASNGRIARSGDFAAPLAEGLICGHRDFRMRERAAGKLFGGIARSPLRAAASLSKYLLWRVYEKAEKTVWSFGKAPV
- a CDS encoding NAD-dependent epimerase/dehydratase family protein; amino-acid sequence: MDIALMTGSCGLVGSECVRYFSRHGFGKIIGVDNDMRGYFFGPEASTAWNKARLTEEIPQYAHVNADIRDDGAMERLFAEHGRDIKLVIHTAAQPSHDWAAREPKTDFSINANGTLNLLEATRKHCPDAVFIFTSTNKVYGDLPNTLPLVEHDRRWEISGDHKYHKRGIDETMSVDQSKHSLFGASKLAADALAQEYGRYFGMKTACFRGGCLTGPAHSGAELHGFLSYLVKCVVTGKKYTIYGYKGKQVRDNIHSDDLARAFHLFYQNPRPGEVYNIGGGRYSNISVLEAFDMAERITGKKALYEVTDAARSGDHIWYISDIGKFVRHFPEFAITHTMETIIGQIAAETERRLAAGQA
- the waaF gene encoding lipopolysaccharide heptosyltransferase II gives rise to the protein MNAAPHSARKILALRYRSIGDIILSNPALAGLRRTFPQAQIHMLVDDVFAEILNGNPNVDRVITSPRKPEGPQWKADLEMVKTLRAENYDITVDLHGGPRSSWFSLLSGAKIRAGHPFRWRNRVCYNVNAKTPAADDHTWKVQFLVAEALGAKWPDEPEFILAVSDESRRTMAEKMSKEGFTFDRPLILLHPGARIDVKRWPADRMGELARWLVDKKGVAVALAGSAADTEEIKRIRGASGYAIPFFTGLSLGELAALIERSAAIVCNDSGPMHMAGALHIPTVALFGPSDPHVWEPVGCRKIIITPPPMDCMPCGQKGCPKEGNHCMTRIGVNEVKTAVERLGVLNGGVGR
- a CDS encoding flippase-like domain-containing protein, producing MIPVKEKVSGGKWLRVAVSFAILAFILTRVDFNVFAGTLSKLNPAWMLLALFLILLEQAVLALSWIAMLAGKGLHVPFRPMTHILVVSNFLGFALPSGMGSDVVKVVGLAKYMSNTKEALSSLVVFRAIGFAMLFMIAILAAAVFPRHLPDKPVIHTLIQALAVVVVAGMAGVALAKPFLDAIGGILKFAGMDRFHGRLVELHDSFMAYVANPASMLKASAGAFLIQSNRIACVYIASLALGLSVDPADFCLFIPVIAAMLLIPVSVSGIGVREGGFVVLFGYAGLSAGEALSLSLTTFSFDIVFMLFGGAVYWIAGFPNAEALTKAQDESSSL
- a CDS encoding radical SAM protein encodes the protein MKKILFANANIYSQVRDAYRPLWPGYLSAYLEKHMGEGHFEFRYMTGDFGKDLEEFKPDIVAISSTSSNYNCAMRYAAAAKARGCAVVIGGIHITYMPQCLTKDMDVGVVGEGEITFLELMRHYLERNAFDPEHLGGISGLVYNHGGKLVRTSPRPLIASLDEVPSPKRSILGYGSQVYMFTSRGCPYECTFCVSARYWDKVRYVPVGQVIEEIRELVDHGVEVIHFFDDLFVSNRKRLRQIADEVVANGFHKKASFICYARANVVTPDMAKSLRDMNAISVGVGFESGSDRVLKYLKGSNMSVEDNWRAVKILKEAGLRALDNFMIGSPDETKEEIMQTYDFIAKSGVDSIDVAIITPYPGTPLWNYAKNRGLVSDNMNWDLLNNTDSHGGGVFISEKLTRKEIDALYKKFVKLNFIVKVKSLRHYPYSMTRLAKVAFRFMLRNYRLLLSS